Genomic segment of Paenibacillus sp. FSL R5-0912:
CCTGTATTCAGATCATACAGACTGTTCAGGACCGTACCCAGCTTGTCCAGCAGGGAGAACACCCGGATGAAGCCGTCCTTATAAAAATACACATACCTGGCGTACTCCCCCTGCTCCGTGGGCGACATATCATCCATATAACCGGCAACTACCGACCTCCGGTAAAAGGCGGCGGCGAACCAGCTCTGTTCCAGCTCGTCCAGCGATGAGATCAGACCGCGTGTCCATATTTCCAGCTTGCGGTATTCATGGTCACGGTCTTCATGTGCGTTCATCTCCTTGCGCAGTATGGAGGCGACCTTCGCCATGTTGTCCATGGCTTCGGCCAGTACCCCGCTATTCTCGCGGGGCGGCTCTCCCAGTAATGTCCGCAGCATATTTGTCCTCCTCAGAATACTTAAGATCTAAAAATGAGGGAAATAACGGTTCCAGTTCCGGTTCACCAGTTCAACCGTGTCCTCATGAGGAACCAGCTCCTCCGGGTATCCCGGCTTCATCCGGGCATCTATTACAATAGGCAGCGAATAGCTGATTGCGTTACGCAATACATGGGTCTCCGCATAAATATCATCCGCCGGATTAAACCGGCTGAACACTGTCCACAGGAAGGACGTTTGTGTGCGCACCGCTTCTGCAGCATCGTCCACCAGAACAATCAGCGGCCAGGCTGTGCCCTTCTCCTGGAAGGAAGCGGCCAGCCTGACGGGAAGCTCAGGGTCTTCTATATAGGATGCTCCGGAAACGGCTAAACATCCGCCGCAATAGGGCACGGCGTCGGTGATTGCTGGAAGGTGACCCTCCGTATAGGTTCTGGGCAGTTCACGCACCGGGTTGCCGGTGCCCATCATCACAGCCTTACTGCCATGATTCAGCTTGCGGCCGGTATAGTCAAGGGTATCCATGGAGGTGTTAGCGAAGATCACCAGATCTGATGCCGGATTAAAGCGTTCAAGCACGGTTTCCAGCAGTTTGGGGAAATCCGTAAGCTCAACCGCTTCATTCGTCAGGAGCAGGAATTTCGTTAAAGAGAGCTGGCCTTCCCCCAGGATACGGAAGGCCGAAGCCAGTCCCTCACGCGGATAGCTCTCTCTCATCACCGCAGACGCCAAGGCGTTCGAGCCGGATTCCGAGTACGCCCACAGTGCTTTTACAGAAGGCATCATTAACGGATAGGCCGGAGCCAGCAGCCGCTGCAGATAATCCTTCAGATAATAATCCTCCTGTCGGGGTTTGCCGGTAATCGTGGCCGGAAAAATCGCATCCTTGCGGTGCCACATCCGCTGCACATGCATTACGGGAAAATCATGCTGCAGCGAATAATAGCCGGATTGACTGCCATACGGGCCTTCCGGTCTACGCTCAAACGGAGACACCCGCCCGCGGATGGAGAATTCGGCTTCTGATGGAATACGGTGACCGCCTAGGGGGTCCTGCACCATAGGAAGCTTCCCGCCCTGCATAAGGGATGCCAGCATCAATTCCGGAAGGCGCTCTGACACCGGGGCAACAGCGGCCGCAATCAGGGCAGGCGGCCCGCCGATAAAGACAGAGACCGGAATCGTCTCCCCCAGCAGCTCAGCCTGACGGTGATGGAAGCCCCCTCCTTTATGGATTTGCCAATGAATGCCGGTGGTGCTGTCATCATAAATCTGGACCCGGTACATCCCGAGATTATGGTCTTTGGGGTTGGTTATACTCTCTGTATAGACCACAGGAAGGGTGATGAACGGCCCTCCATCCTTAGGCCAGCTGGTAATTCGGGGCAATTCCTGTAGCGGATTACTGCTGCGGCAGATGCCTAGTACCGGTGCTTCACCTTGCGGTATATTTTTGGTTCCTGCTCGGATCAGGTCAAGCAGCAAGCCCTTTTCTCTCCAAAGTCCGGCAGCTGATGGCGGAATCATCGTCTCCATAGCTGCCGTCATGGATTTCACTAACTGCTCCGGGCGGGTCCCGAAGGCCTTATTCACCCGGCGGACAGTACCGAACAGATTGGTTGCAACCGGGAACGGCGTTCCTTGTACATTTGTAAACAGCAGCGCCGGGCCTTCCTCAGCGGCTACCCGGCGGTGAATCTCGGCCAGCTCCAGATTCGGATCAACCGGAGCATCAATCACGGCAAGATCCTTGTCCCTGCGGAGCTGTTCGATCCATTGTCGCAAATTACCGTATCCCACTAAACGTTCCTCCTCGAACCGGGCCCGAACCTTACCCATGCCCTTAACGGTAATCTTATCGTTTCTTGCCTGTTCCGCTTAACTGCCAGACACGGACACTCATATAACATAGAACCCCAAACAAGCCGGCAATCAGCAAAATATGCGACAACGCGGTAAAGATGTACAGTCGTTCATTATACAGCGTATGAACCACAGCAGCTCCACTGAATACCTGCATCAGGCAGAGCAGTACTGCGGCAACACCCAGAGCCCTCAGCTCCGTCAGCTCTTTGTATTTCCAGAAAGCCAGATGTCCCAGAATAGCAGTCAGCAGGAACAGCAGCGCCGCTGCAAGCCGGTGTATGAATACAATGCCCACCCCGCCAGACAGCTCCGGAATCCATTCCCCATTGCACAGCGGCCAGCCTGAACAGCCCCCCTGCGAATCGGTATGGCTTACATAAGCCCCAATATACACGACCATATAAGAATATAACGCAGTAAACCAGGTTAAGTTACGGAAGCCCCTGCTTACTTTCGGTTCTGCAGTGCTATTTTCTTCCCCCGAAAGGTAGATCCGCCCTGCTCCAAGCGCAAGCATCAGGGAGCTGGCGAACGCAATCAGCGAGAATCCCATATGTAAAGCCATCACTCCAGCAGACTGCGACTTGATTACCGCAAGCGCTCCCATTCCGCCTTGCACCACTACGAATATAAGGGTTAACAAGGCATAGGTAAGCAGATCCCTGCGCTTACGGGCATAACGCCAGAATGCAAACATGGAAGCCAGTGACATTAGGCCCGCAAGTCCGCTGAACAGACGATGGGTATATTCAATCAGGGAGCCTACGGTATAAGCCGGAATCAGCTTTCCGTGACACAGCGGCCATTCATTACCGCATTCCAGCCCCGAACCCGTCTTAGTAACCACCGCTCCGCCGAGCAGCGCCAGAAACATAACGAGGCAGGTTATATAGCTAAGCCATTTTAATTGAAGGGTCGTCAATGTTATCACCCGCATTTTATAGGAATGAATTAGTATAATGATAGCGCCCGCAGACAATTCT
This window contains:
- a CDS encoding Cthe_2314 family HEPN domain-containing protein, with amino-acid sequence MLRTLLGEPPRENSGVLAEAMDNMAKVASILRKEMNAHEDRDHEYRKLEIWTRGLISSLDELEQSWFAAAFYRRSVVAGYMDDMSPTEQGEYARYVYFYKDGFIRVFSLLDKLGTVLNSLYDLNTGKVKAHFSYFTVLRQFQLLQAHNPLANELERIRNSYREPIENLRKRRNAEIHYMNAEMTDDLWQRHQGLHDKIQLEDLDSHLEDLKQSLEMVCKSLSAAFRYSNEQWHKNKAASSKRSEHVQP
- a CDS encoding UbiD family decarboxylase yields the protein MGYGNLRQWIEQLRRDKDLAVIDAPVDPNLELAEIHRRVAAEEGPALLFTNVQGTPFPVATNLFGTVRRVNKAFGTRPEQLVKSMTAAMETMIPPSAAGLWREKGLLLDLIRAGTKNIPQGEAPVLGICRSSNPLQELPRITSWPKDGGPFITLPVVYTESITNPKDHNLGMYRVQIYDDSTTGIHWQIHKGGGFHHRQAELLGETIPVSVFIGGPPALIAAAVAPVSERLPELMLASLMQGGKLPMVQDPLGGHRIPSEAEFSIRGRVSPFERRPEGPYGSQSGYYSLQHDFPVMHVQRMWHRKDAIFPATITGKPRQEDYYLKDYLQRLLAPAYPLMMPSVKALWAYSESGSNALASAVMRESYPREGLASAFRILGEGQLSLTKFLLLTNEAVELTDFPKLLETVLERFNPASDLVIFANTSMDTLDYTGRKLNHGSKAVMMGTGNPVRELPRTYTEGHLPAITDAVPYCGGCLAVSGASYIEDPELPVRLAASFQEKGTAWPLIVLVDDAAEAVRTQTSFLWTVFSRFNPADDIYAETHVLRNAISYSLPIVIDARMKPGYPEELVPHEDTVELVNRNWNRYFPHF
- a CDS encoding COX15/CtaA family protein → MTTLQLKWLSYITCLVMFLALLGGAVVTKTGSGLECGNEWPLCHGKLIPAYTVGSLIEYTHRLFSGLAGLMSLASMFAFWRYARKRRDLLTYALLTLIFVVVQGGMGALAVIKSQSAGVMALHMGFSLIAFASSLMLALGAGRIYLSGEENSTAEPKVSRGFRNLTWFTALYSYMVVYIGAYVSHTDSQGGCSGWPLCNGEWIPELSGGVGIVFIHRLAAALLFLLTAILGHLAFWKYKELTELRALGVAAVLLCLMQVFSGAAVVHTLYNERLYIFTALSHILLIAGLFGVLCYMSVRVWQLSGTGKKR